Proteins found in one Seonamhaeicola sp. S2-3 genomic segment:
- a CDS encoding RNA polymerase sigma factor — MGDSNNKIQFTEHLIAQIRKNNSATLKELYISNYPKIENFVLKNNGNKDQAKDVFQEAFIVFWKNIKEDKFTVQNNSSLHGYLYTISKNKWMDYLRSSNYKKTVNESKVIEFSTADEYLTDKDDDILKEKRLHNIMLAFKDLGEPCNSLLKMFYYEKKSLSHIATVLNVKENTIRNKKYRCMNTLRNMVLTQKKN; from the coding sequence ATGGGGGATTCTAATAACAAAATTCAATTTACAGAGCATCTTATAGCGCAAATTAGAAAAAACAACTCAGCTACTTTAAAAGAGTTGTATATATCAAATTACCCCAAAATAGAAAACTTTGTTTTAAAAAATAATGGTAATAAAGATCAAGCAAAAGATGTGTTTCAAGAAGCCTTTATTGTTTTTTGGAAAAATATAAAAGAGGATAAGTTTACAGTTCAAAATAATTCAAGTTTACATGGTTATTTATACACCATTTCAAAAAATAAATGGATGGATTATTTACGTTCTAGTAACTATAAAAAAACTGTAAATGAATCAAAAGTTATTGAATTTAGTACTGCTGATGAATATTTAACAGATAAAGATGATGACATTTTAAAAGAAAAACGATTACACAATATAATGCTTGCTTTTAAAGATTTAGGAGAACCTTGTAATTCATTGTTAAAAATGTTTTACTATGAGAAAAAATCTTTAAGCCATATAGCAACCGTTTTAAATGTTAAAGAGAATACCATACGAAATAAAAAGTACCGCTGTATGAACACGTTACGCAATATGGTATTAACCCAAAAAAAGAATTAA